CTACATAGAAAACAAACATGTTAACTAAAGTAATTCTTTACTTTATTTTCTATTACATTATAAAAGTGtacatttaattacaaattgtacagttattagtttctaataTGTAAAACTATAAGTGGAAGCAAATAGTAGGCAATCGATGTTTACAATGATAAACTATAGAAATCAGAATTTTTCTGCAggtaaatgtattatttttgaCAAGACACACGCATGGAACTGGAAACATCACAGATACATATTTGTGCTAAAGCAAAAGCTTTAAATAAAAGGTTTTTAAAACTACACTTCTTTCTTACTAATGTGTCCTCTTGCTTGAATTACAGCAGTAATTGATATATTAGCAGTACAATGTAGGCTTCTTTTTTGCAATTATTAAAAGCTAAAACTTTTCAACAGTCACAATGAAATGTTAACACCTACACTAGAtggaaaaatgtattaaaagcACAGCATAcatcatattttatttatatttaaatattaatcttTCATATATgcagaattttcaaataatttcaagtTATATTTCAATTTCCACTACCATCTATgctcaataaaataaatatatatttattttacgaacaAGTCAAAAGTAATCATTTGCAAATTCTACATAtgtttgatatttttaatttaatacatATTAAAATGAATCACTTAGACTTTATGCTTTAGCAGAATACTTATTTCTACTGCTTATCATATTTAATCAATGAATTGCAATGTTCAATATATTCTTTATGTATGCATACTTTAATATAACAATTTCacaattttaatgtttctttaatAAGGTTATTAGTTGTACTGctgattttaatttaaattcaattgcATTGGCTGTTATCGTACATGACAAACACTATTTAATTACTGAATTTTTTCAcacaaaaatttattcaaataaagcGTTCAGCAAAGAAaatcttattttttaaattatacaatttacgAATGATTAAACAAttctaatttgaaaataattttatgtacATTGTAAGAAGATTagacaataaaattaatctaaatggaattaaatttagttatatatacaAAGATGATATATTGTAATTATTCTGTAATCTTGAATTGTCATGACCTTACACACAATTTTTTCAGTGTCAcgcaaaattttgttataaCCTATCAATTTTGTATTCTTGTATATACTGTATGTATAAATATGTGtgtttatatatacacacacatacatataatGCATATATTGCAAGAACTATAAGAACTATatttaaaactataaaaaaataacatttatatacatttactaatacatatatatacacagaaatatcaaaatatgtatatatatatatatttatatatataacagTTCATTAATGGGTTATTCAtcaaagaattaattttgaCATATTCTtctaaaagagaaataaaagcaATGACAATTGTAGAACCTAAGAGCATCATCCTAACAATTTTAACTATTGTTGCATCTCACTGTATCACAATTTGTACTCCAAAGGAGGCAattaccaataccgttgtaacaaaTTAGGAAAACTGCGGCAAGAAATACTACACTACAGATGGTGCATGGTTTTCGTTCTAGGAAGAATCCGATTAGATAAAGTGCCATGAACATGACATGTGTTTGTAGTAATGTTGGATTTACTGGCTTTGGTATCAGCAGCACTGGAATCAACCACTGTAGGCAATACATCTTCTCCTGTTTTGTTGTCAAAGATGTATTTACGACTCCGTCAGTCTAGCTCTCTCATTAATCACAGAACCTCTCTGAAAGGGaagaatgtataatatttttcttttcatatacATGTAAATTCAGTACACACTATTATACCACCTTAGATACCTTATTTGGAAGCACTATAATTCTCTCGAAACATTTTGTTTCTGGAAATTATAATGATTTAACGGTAGATATTCATGCTAACGCAAATATCGCCCCtctaaatttttacaaataccaTTACACACATCCATgaattaaatagaaatatatagaCACGTATTCTCATTAGTAAATACCAATATTCGTTTCATAAAGACAACCCTTAAATTGCCgttagaattaaaaaaatcaatcgaaaaataatttttcaatcagatttatttcttcttttcctatataatatacttttcactttatttttaatgtttatattttaataatttaatttatttatataaatgtttGAACTCCAATGGGAAAAGCAATGAACAACCCCTAAATAGAAAATACTAGAATAtggatattttattttgttctagAAAAATTAAGATTGTACAAATATTAACTATAATTATCAATTACTATGTtaaattttatagaattatCTGAAATCCAAGAtggttattaaaattatatttgaaatataattatattttataaataaaattacaaatgcTTTTCACGAGAGAGCGCCACATTACTTACATCGAACTTTGGCGCAAAATAAGACAATACTGTTTCGACAAAGTGAATTCAAATTGTATATTTAGGCAATTAGTATCTTTTTATAACAAATGTGATATCATATTATCATacaattaaataatacaatatttttaatcacATATCGTGCATATGTTCATTATGTATCGAAACAACCAAATAAAAGGTTTCAAATCTGTTTTAAAATGCCAGCAATCGACGAGCAGCAAGTCCAAGGAGAATTTTAAAGATATTGATAAATCCTCAGAAAATTCAGATCAAAATTCTCATAGAAGTACTAAGAGaattcttaatttatttaacaaacCAGCTCAAAATTGTACTGAAGAAATACATGAAAGAAATGATTCGATTAAAATGGATGAAAACAATGCGCTTGATAAAGAAAGTACATCTTCCATGATTAATAGTAATAGAATGTatgcatttaaatattttatttgtagtAGTAGCGATTCAATAAAATTATGAActactttttttcttatttagcGTTTTTAATGTAGTAATGGGTAAAAAATCTACAAGAAAACATAAAAAGTGGGAAGATGATGGGACTTTGGAAGTTACAGGAAAACATGCAATTCTAaaggtaatatatatataaatattatacatcaATATActacaatttttgtacaatgAAATTAACTATTACATTGAATAGGATTCAGAAGGTAATGTTATTCAGAGGGCAGTGGTTAATCCAGAAACTCTTGTGGAAGGATTTAGAatgtatattgttaataaagaaatcgaggtaaaaaaaaataatttatacaactaattcatacataaaataaatttataaatatttacagatTGTTGATAGAGCAATATCTAGTCAATTATTGTCAAGTGAATCACTCAAAGAATTAATGCCAGAACCACCTCGAAAAAAGCTGAAAACTTCAATTTCCAATCCATGTCTTCCTTTTGAGTCTTTAAAAAAAGGTTtaacgtaaataaaaataacaaaaatccaTTTTGAAATCAATGTGCATAATacatagaaaatattaatttttatattatattgaaGGGCTCAAATTAACAAACAATCCTCTGGTAATGCCTTCTTTGAATAGCTTGAACAATTGGATAAGAAATGATATGCtagaaaaagaggaagaagtATCTGTAGATGCTTGTCTAGTAAATGTACTTAGACCACATCAACGTTAtggtattgtatttttatatgAATGTATCATGGGTTTGAAAGTATCTAATTACTCTGGTGCAATTTTGGCTGATGAAATGGGTCTTGGTAAAACACTACAATGCATTACAATTATTTGGACACTATTGAAAAAGGGACCATATGGAAAGCCAGTATTGAAATATGTATTAATAATAACTCCCAGTAGTCTCTGTAATAATTGGAATAAAGAATTTGGACATTGGTTGGGTTCTCATAGAATATTTCCATATGTTGTAAATGCTAAAAAtaagttgaaaaatttcaaaaaacaatCAAAAAATTCAGTAATGATTATTAGTTATGATATGCTTATAAGATATCAAGATGATCTGGAGCAAATAGCTTTTGACTTAATTGTATGTGATGAAGgtcatcgattaaaaaataatgatatAAAAGCAGCAAAGGTAGggcttttaattttaattataaaagtaataatgagtttaaaaaacatttcttttctaGATATTAAGCAACATGAAttgtaaaaaaagaattctCTTAAGTGGAACTCCTATACAAAATGATTtacaagaattttttgccttaattGACTTTGTAAATCCTGGTATATTGGGTAGTAgctacgaatttaaaaattattatgaaAATCCTATTGTAGCATCACAATGTCCTCATGCACCCAACAGTGTTGTAATTCTGGGAACAGAAAGAGCTAGTGAACTGAATGAAAAAACTAAATATTTTGTCTTACGACGCACACAAGAcacaattaataaatatttaccatcTAAGCATGAGCTAATCGTATTTTGCCGCTTGTCAGACGAACAAGAACATTTGTATTCACAGGTTACAGATGCTTGGTTTAATAAAACTGTACTACCAAATAACAGTATTCCACATCTAACAGTAATAACAATTCTCAAAAAGATCTGTAATCATCCTGACTTATTTTATAATGAAAAGAATGATTTTAcgaatgtaaacaaaattttctatgCTAAGGATTGTAAAAGTACTTCAAGAAATAcatattgcggaaaaatttcagttgtacAGACGTTTATAAGAAATTTAAAAGAGACAGATGAAAaattagtattaatttcatacTATACACAAACGCTCAATTTATTAGAAACTATTTGTACCacagaaaatgtacaatttctcAGATTAGATGGTTCTACACCAAGTAGCTCAAGATCCAAAATCATTGAACAATTCAATTCAAAAAATGATAACAGTAGTCAGTATACGCAACAGAACATttagtttaacatttaattCATACAGTATgactaatttttatataattgttaTAGAGATATTTTTATTAAGTGCAAAAGCTGGTGGAGTTGGATTGAATCTGCCTGGTGCATCTAGACTTATATTGTTTGATTCAGACTGGAATCCAGCATCTGATTCTCAAGCTATGGCAAGAATCTGGAGAGATGGTCAAAAAAGAGATGTGTATATATATCGGTCTGAACActctaataaatttttattaaatattgataTAAATTGTTTTCTAAAATAATCTAAACGAATTCTAGATTACTAACAACAGGTACTATTGAAGAAAAGATCTTTCAGAGACAAGTTAGTAAAGCAGGTTTAACCGAAACTGTAGTAGATCTAAATTACTTTGCTTCTCTAAAATTGTCCATGAATGAATTAAAGGTTTGTCTTTTATACACGTTTGTAACATTCAATAATCAAAAACAATGTTGGTTAATAGTCATTGTGATACTTTTAGGACTTGTTTACATTAACAATAGATACGAATTGTTTAACACAcgatttaattaaatgttcttGCAATGGTTACAAAGGAGTacataaaaaattagaaaaatcggACGACGAAAACGGACGAGAACATCAAttctttttggaaaatgaaacacaGCAACAAAGTTTAACAATAAATCAACTTTCAGACTGGGAACACTATCAAAAACCAATTGCAGATAAACTAATGCAAGTAAGAATAATTGAATCCTAAACATTATAACTTAATtttgataattaatttcattctttttttaggAAATTATGTTATCAGAAATATCTAATAACATAACattcttatttaaaaattccattttaaataaaacagcttgatatttatttactatgtgaaaataatgtattttataacaatttttatacaagtatttataatatatttaatatcaatGTATCATTGCCATTTCAACTCCTATTACTTCAAATAGaaattggaaataattttaaattttgcttTTATGGAATTTCATATTTGTAAATCTCTCTATAAAATCAGAAGATTGGACACATTTTACAATTTCAACAGATTCTTGTGTATTAACAtccaataaaattttttcattccATCTCTTAACTAAACGCTTGGTTGCCAATACAGACTGAAACAAAATATTACTTGTTCTTGAATATCTCCATGACTATTCCACATAAAATAGCTTTAATGAAAACATACCTCTATCGAAAGCATAGACACTGTTTTTAAATATGTCCAAACATTGTCTAAGTCTTTCTGTTCATATACTTCACTAATTAAACCATAGTGTTTAGCTTCAATAGCATTCATTTTGTAGCCTAAATATAACATATCGCCAGCCTAAAAAAaataactatcaaaattataaaCTAATAACAAATAATAGCATTAAATTACTATAAACACCTTGGAATGTCCAAATATTTTAGGAAATGTATATGTAGAACATCCTTCTGCAACAAGACCCAAACTAGTAAATGGTGTGTGGAAAGAAGCCTGTGATGTTACAGATATAATTAATTACagtgtaataaatataattaagtaCTAGTTTACTCAGTAACAAAAAAATTACATTATGTGATGCATATACCATATCAAATAATGGCAGCATTGTTACTGCAATTCCAATTGCAGAACCATTTACAATAGCTACTAAAAGCTTAGGATAGGTAATTAAAatgtccacaaaatttctgaaaaattattttaaatgaaattaatagtCAAGTACAAAAATTGATATCTAAATATATTGAATAGTATATTGTATAAATACTTACTTGTAAATAGACACTTTACTTTCAATATCTACAGAATCTTTGATTGAATCCATTGTTAAAGAAACAAAATCATTTCCACTACTAAAATAGTCTCCAATACCCGTTAAAACTACCATGTGTATGTTATTATCCTGAATAGATTCATGTAAGATTTGTGACAATTTTGCATACatctatcgaataaaaatatattagaatttttcaaatgttttaaatttatctatatttttacattaatattttctgtacagtatataaaatattctcaAGCTTGTAAAAAAGCATTTGAAAAAGTTTGTTCATGAGACATTGTTATACTGTTAGTCTCATGCATTCCAACCTGCAAATTAATGTTTTATACAAACTGTAATTACTTACAGATACATCaatagcattttttttttctggtcGATTTAACACGATTTTTTGAATTCCATTTtccataaaatataaaatattagatGAATTTTTAGTTTCCATTATATGAAATAATGATGTATGGCATTTGCTTACTTGACAGAAAATAAGTTACATGTAGATAAACTATTATCTTCgaaagtataaaaatttatacattattcaaaacaatattaccattattattagcggtatttagaaaaaatacactttattATTCGAAGTTCACTATTTGGTAATCAATTACAATAGTATTTTAACAATTAAAGTTTAACTATTATTTGAAGTTCAAGAATCTTTTTTTAAAcctttaattataattactatTGAATTATCAACAATTTGTGGAGCATGAATCGTCTGGAACTGATAACAAAAAATTTATTCATATAACATGATCTTTTACAATAAATTAAGAACAGGGGTAAATAATGAAGGTACAAAATATTCATaatcttaaaaatatttaatactacCTTGTGTTCTCCATTATTCTTCACAAAGCAGTAAACCACTTGATTGAACTTATAATTCTTGAAATATACTTCACACATATcatttacaataatattaagGAATTAACTATTCTGTGATAGTAATGCTAGCAAATCACAGCCACTATAATTTTTTATTGGAAAAGTTAAATAAAAGGCAAAAAATAATGATTTTACTCTGATAATAAATGCTAATGTAGGGAAATCGATCATATGATTTCAATAGTTGTATAACAATATACCTTTATATAAAATAGCGAACAAAGAGAAATGTTCACATAGTAAGCATGGTTTGTCGTGTttcaataatataattaaatggTACAAATGATTATCTTTATGTTGTATTATGTACCTAGTATTGCTTTTCAGTTAAATACTTGATTAATAAATAATGATAAACGTGATTGTTCTTATTTATAATAGTACCATTTGAGTAAACCTAAAATAAGTACTGTAAGGATAGTACTTTTGTACTTATACATGTATCAATGTTATCATGCCTGATGTACACATCTTTTGCAATTAGTGTTTGCAAATACATATGTAGTTTGCTAAAAATGATTGAATTTGTTGATTTCAAAACTATATTTTGTAACCACAGATTACATGGCCATGTTACTGTCTCCTAGACAACATTTCTACAAAAGTCATTGTTTCATAAATAGTAATGTttgtacattatatatataaattatataaaatggaaatattataaagaatatctAAATGCTTATAATTAtccaaatatataaattaagattttcatttatattgttATGGACGtcttttacaaaataaaactaaactaacaaaaattattacatatattataaaatgaaaattttatttaataatgatttgaaagtataatctttTTCTACTAAATTCCTCttaatttgaatttaatcgTGATTTGTTTacacaaataaatttaatgtaatcaaaattttatgaaaaatgttcttttCAAATGCTATTACCGGTATAGTAAAACATTTAGAATTAGAGCAAGAAATGCTGATGACTATCAATGTGCATTGTAAAATTAGAGTTTGGAAATATTATGGTAACAACTTTGGTATCTTAAAACAACAAAAAATCAAGTGAACAAACATAAATGACaagagattaaaaataaatatttactacaagtaatatttcattactagtactgtttgaatatttttaggattttaaacattttcatcTACTGCTGTCTTTACTTTTTCACCAAGCACTAGACTTAAGTAGCAGTAaagtttg
The sequence above is drawn from the Ptiloglossa arizonensis isolate GNS036 chromosome 1, iyPtiAriz1_principal, whole genome shotgun sequence genome and encodes:
- the Bc10 gene encoding BLCAP apoptosis inducing factor bc10, coding for MYCLQWLIPVLLIPKPVNPTLLQTHVMFMALYLIGFFLERKPCTICSVVFLAAVFLICYNGIGNCLLWSTNCDTVRCNNS
- the LOC143144055 gene encoding DNA repair and recombination protein RAD54B; the encoded protein is MYRNNQIKGFKSVLKCQQSTSSKSKENFKDIDKSSENSDQNSHRSTKRILNLFNKPAQNCTEEIHERNDSIKMDENNALDKESTSSMINSNRIVFNVVMGKKSTRKHKKWEDDGTLEVTGKHAILKDSEGNVIQRAVVNPETLVEGFRMYIVNKEIEIVDRAISSQLLSSESLKELMPEPPRKKLKTSISNPCLPFESLKKGLKLTNNPLVMPSLNSLNNWIRNDMLEKEEEVSVDACLVNVLRPHQRYGIVFLYECIMGLKVSNYSGAILADEMGLGKTLQCITIIWTLLKKGPYGKPVLKYVLIITPSSLCNNWNKEFGHWLGSHRIFPYVVNAKNKLKNFKKQSKNSVMIISYDMLIRYQDDLEQIAFDLIVCDEGHRLKNNDIKAAKILSNMNCKKRILLSGTPIQNDLQEFFALIDFVNPGILGSSYEFKNYYENPIVASQCPHAPNSVVILGTERASELNEKTKYFVLRRTQDTINKYLPSKHELIVFCRLSDEQEHLYSQVTDAWFNKTVLPNNSIPHLTVITILKKICNHPDLFYNEKNDFTNVNKIFYAKDCKSTSRNTYCGKISVVQTFIRNLKETDEKLVLISYYTQTLNLLETICTTENVQFLRLDGSTPSSSRSKIIEQFNSKNDNSKIFLLSAKAGGVGLNLPGASRLILFDSDWNPASDSQAMARIWRDGQKRDVYIYRLLTTGTIEEKIFQRQVSKAGLTETVVDLNYFASLKLSMNELKDLFTLTIDTNCLTHDLIKCSCNGYKGVHKKLEKSDDENGREHQFFLENETQQQSLTINQLSDWEHYQKPIADKLMQEIMLSEISNNITFLFKNSILNKTA
- the LOC143144062 gene encoding enoyl-CoA delta isomerase 3, peroxisomal isoform X1, which codes for METKNSSNILYFMENGIQKIVLNRPEKKNAIDVSMYAKLSQILHESIQDNNIHMVVLTGIGDYFSSGNDFVSLTMDSIKDSVDIESKVSIYKNFVDILITYPKLLVAIVNGSAIGIAVTMLPLFDMVYASHNASFHTPFTSLGLVAEGCSTYTFPKIFGHSKAGDMLYLGYKMNAIEAKHYGLISEVYEQKDLDNVWTYLKTVSMLSIESVLATKRLVKRWNEKILLDVNTQESVEIVKCVQSSDFIERFTNMKFHKSKI
- the LOC143144062 gene encoding enoyl-CoA delta isomerase 3, peroxisomal isoform X2; this encodes METKNSSNILYFMENGIQKIVLNRPEKKNAIDVSMYAKLSQILHESIQDNNIHMVVLTGIGDYFSSGNDFVSLTMDSIKDSVDIESKVSIYKNFVDILITYPKLLVAIVNGSAIGIAVTMLPLFDMASFHTPFTSLGLVAEGCSTYTFPKIFGHSKAGDMLYLGYKMNAIEAKHYGLISEVYEQKDLDNVWTYLKTVSMLSIESVLATKRLVKRWNEKILLDVNTQESVEIVKCVQSSDFIERFTNMKFHKSKI